A region from the Alnus glutinosa chromosome 5, dhAlnGlut1.1, whole genome shotgun sequence genome encodes:
- the LOC133869458 gene encoding putative F-box/FBD/LRR-repeat protein At5g62970: protein MEHKIDRISELPDPILEHIVSFIPTKQLLQLSVLSKRWENVWTLFPIPEFVQHLFINNLRKVPPNEKEEEIQRKKDEFKSFVERSLRGRHRQRLSINKFRLHMMLDESDCAIVNRWIDYAIECDVKELNLDLWIHQKRYELPKKKYELPDRVLVAKSITELRLCKCKLKPFYRDINLPSLKKFVLNINVENQVVQTLIDGCPNMEEMTFEYCYGLKSIQVSGLPKLMSIELLRNPQLESVEIEASNLESLVFKLRIPCQINLGQCENLKKLVLYSCNITDKWLHEFLSKYPLIDCLDLANCSMLERIKISSNCMKNLTFISCHRLVEVDIVTPNLHRLEYYGEVISFSLNSSSPSEVSLIFTGDTDLDAEMIEFLAKLSQPKLLTWSYFDAKSVITAKNIREILPSPLYNVKQLKLKACSIPTRQIHELVDVLLWICPLLEVLFIEWRYQETVDSISFKFSYENPIYKLKNPSCCKLLPVLCWRHCVKTIKIENFKGLAEEKTLTKYFSKNAEILESFHYVKGSALPKV from the exons ATGGAGCACAAAATCGACCGGATATCCGAATTGCCAGACCCTATTCTAGAGCACATTGTATCCTTCATTCCCACGAAACAATTACTTCAACTTAGTGTATTGTCCAAGAGATGGGAAAACGTGTGGACTTTATTCCCCATTCCAGAATTTGTGCAACACCTCTTTATTAATAATCTGCGGAAGGTTCCACCCAacgagaaagaagaagaaatccagAGAAAGAAAGATGAGTTCAAAAGTTTCGTGGAGAGATCTTTACGAGGCCGCCATAGGCAAAGGCTAAGTATAAACAAGTTTAGGCTTCACATGATGTTGGATGAATCAGATTGTGCTATTGTGAACCGTTGGATTGACTATGCAATTGAATGCGATGTAAAAGAGTTGAATCTTGACTTATGGATCCATCAAAAGAGATATGAGTTGCCTAAGAAGAAGTATGAGTTGCCTGACAGGGTTCTCGTAGCAAAATCAATAACTGAGCTGAGGTTGTGCAAGTGTAAGTTGAAGCCATTTTACAGGGATATTAACTTACCCTCTTTGAAAAAGTTTGTTTTGAATATTAATGTGGAGAACCAAGTTGTCCAAACTCTAATCGATGGTTGTCCTAATATGGAAGAGATGACATTTGAATATTGTTATGGGTTGAAAAGTATACAGGTGTCAGGTCTTCCTAAACTCATGTCCATTGAGCTGCTACGAAATCCTCAACTTGAGAGTGTTGAGATCGAAGCATCAAATCTTGAATCTTTAGTTTTCAAGCTTAGGATTCCATGCCAAATCAACCTAGGCCAGTGCGAAAATCTAAAGAAGTTAGTATTATATTCATGCAACATTACTGACAAATGGTTGCATGAATTTCTTTCTAAATATCCactaattgattgcttggaccTAGCAAATTGTAGTATGTTGGAAAGGATTAAGATTTCAAGTAATTGTATGAAGAATTTGACCTTCATTAGTTGTCACAGGCTAGTTGAAGTTGACATTGTTACTCCTAACTTACATAGACTCGAGTATTATGGTGAGgttatatctttttctttaaattcttcAAGTCCATCGGAAGTTAGTCTCATCTTTACGGGCGATACTGATTTGGATGCTGAAATGATTGAATTCCTTGCAAAGTTAAGTCAACCGAAATTATTGACTTGGAGTTATTTCGATGCCAAG AGTGTGATTACTGCGAAAAACATTAGAGAAATCCTACCATCCCCATTATATAATGTTAAGCAGTTAAAGCTGAAAGCATGTTCTATACCTACAAGACAAATCCACGAACTTGTGGATGTCTTGTTGTGGATTTGTCCTCTTCTAGAGGTTCTCTTTATAGAATGGCGGTACCAGGAGACAGTTGACAGTATATCTTTCAAG TTCTCATACGAAAATCCTatttacaaattgaaaaatccTAGTTGTTGCAAACTTCTTCCGGTTCTCTGTTGGCGGCATTGTGTAAAGACTATcaagattgaaaattttaaaggatTAGCAGAAGAAAAGACTCTAACAAAGTATTTTTCGAAGAATGCAGAAATATTAGAGAGCTTCCATTATGTAAAAGGATCTGCATTGCCCAAAGTATGA
- the LOC133868025 gene encoding F-box/kelch-repeat protein At3g06240-like, producing the protein MSDSLPNEVIAEILSRLSVKSVIRFRCVSKTWCSLISSPHFIATHLSRALSNPQYPSHLVLLHFDYRLKKDLSPAIRIRLLSLDPEIQERSLVTEQYYGTGDPSDFIGSRCLRDCMQVIGSSNGLFCLTRGFDSYVLCNPCIQKAISIPHPNIGLETRTHGFGYCPKTDDYKLVRVVYVEGTTHSMVEIYTLRTGAWHSFTAPGPPYYFREPFGRNSLRNIFFNGAVHWPAHTPEHHQGPFRHLIVSFDMEDEVFREMGMPKSLQGDQEIFGFFMAVVDGLLAVIPYGVRSADEEDMIVWVMKEYGRAESWTKQFDVKFDCASYGPIGFTKNGEVLVNHEGNCVLTNVIANNPGIFTFMI; encoded by the coding sequence atGTCAGACAGTCTCCCAAATGAAGTTATCGCTGAAATCCTCTCACGACTGTCCGTGAAGTCTGTTATCAGATTCAGGTGCGTTTCCAAGACATGGTGCTCTCTTATCTCCAGCCCCCATTTCATCGCCACCCACCTCAGCCGCGCTCTTTCCAACCCCCAATACCCATCCCACCTTGTGTTACTCCATTTCGACTACCGACTCAAGAAAGACCTATCCCCTGCCATACGCATCCGCCTGCTTTCCCTTGATCCAGAAATACAAGAGAGGAGTTTGGTCACTGAACAATATTATGGCACAGGAGATCCATCAGATTTCATAGGATCGCGTTGCTTGCGCGATTGCATGCAAGTAATTGGTTCATCTAACGGCCTATTTTGTCTCACCAGAGGTTTTGATTCATACGTTCTCTGCAACCCTTGTATTCAAAAAGCCATATCCATTCCGCACCCTAATATTGGATTGGAAACCCGGACTCATGGCTTTGGCTATTGCCCCAAGACTGACGATTACAAACTAGTGAGGGTTGTATATGTCGAAGGCACCACTCATTCTATGGTTGAAATTTATACGCTTCGAACCGGCGCATGGCACTCCTTTACGGCCCCTGGTCCTCCCTACTACTTTAGAGAACCATTCGGTAGAAACTCGTTACGTAATATTTTCTTTAATGGGGCAGTCCACTGGCCAGCTCACACTCCAGAGCACCACCAGGGCCCGTTTCGCCATTTGATCGTGTCGTTCGATATGGAGGATGAGGTGTTTCGTGAAATGGGTATGCCAAAGAGTTTACAAGGCGATCAGGAAATCTTCGGGTTTTTTATGGCGGTAGTTGATGGGTTGCTTGCTGTCATTCCCTACGGGGTCCGCTCGGCGGACGAAGAGGATATGATCGTGTGGGTGATGAAAGAGTATGGAAGAGCGGAATCTTGGACTAAGCAGTTCGATGTTAAGTTTGATTGTGCATCATATGGTCCGATAGGTTTTACAAAGAACGGTGAAGTTCTAGTGAACCATGAGGGAAATTGTGTTCTTACGAACGTAATAGCGAACAATCCTGGTATCTTCACATTTATGATATAA